One stretch of Acropora muricata isolate sample 2 chromosome 12, ASM3666990v1, whole genome shotgun sequence DNA includes these proteins:
- the LOC136893363 gene encoding uncharacterized protein has translation MISVDREIQKGKAGREEWLRERAESMVKHPRVGLLPSPELLAIGSERGQDATDTLEDFRQTFLWLRKKEALNTEFYNSFTGKRNEDVSEGQFKALISLAFSNSFAAMRHTFNPTRNEYVIWYYAGHGRDKSGVNQEILSMPKLKKVGFDTAYNDSAKDFAKHLQDKPVKGGELCLHHVGYCGLYGLITPWIASVKDESQNCAGEKKNKHLIIILDSCYAGMIAQDLEKLNKEEKGPWNQNGCSITIQTACGPNECTYGGYFTPCFLTLNDDENLRERLKNEWEEMEEQEKECFKSLPLPSPKVVTTRANSGKNSLAMEFSFNNGHKLTLFPDSDFFKFCSFSIFKEYELKKLKERVLNEQTTRDFMNTSKFTILDYKLKTLGDRNGPFTDSPIGLFLIEEPEEPDFAVCAHVHFLKGDTSRVGRINLVHCCLSPTNSLIYQEAEAGLTKTKIKKGRHRITYAVVPKVETPSKPDDWEYWKWDEKNPSSSVSFNSQTDDHKQSKLKDEVNKGAELVKACHDFVEHEEPGSWNDHTKWNMRAEDKSYKGLFRQKERSQWMKQYMEEYEKSEK, from the coding sequence ATGATTTCCGTAGACAGGGAAATTCAAAAAGGGAAAGCTGGACGCGAGGAATGGCTAAGAGAGAGGGCAGAATCGATGGTGAAGCATCCGCGAGTTGGTCTCCTTCCCTCACCAGAACTGCTCGCCATAGGCTCCGAACGTGGACAAGATGCCACAGATACACTAGAAGACTTTCGTCAGACATTTCTTTGGTTGAGGAAGAAAGAAGCACTTAACACAGAATTTTACAACTCTTTCACAGGTAAACGTAATGAAGACGTCTCGGAAGGACAATTCAAAGCACTAATCAGTTTGGCCTTTTCAAATAGCTTTGCTGCCATGCGTCATACATTTAACCCAACGCGTAACGAGTATGTGATTTGGTATTATGCTGGCCATGGTCGTGATAAAAGTGGTGTAAACCAAGAAATATTGTCAATGCCCAAACTCAAGAAAGTTGGATTTGATACTGCTTATAATGATAGTGCAAAAGACTTTGCAAAACATCTCCAAGACAAACCCGTCAAAGGCGGAGAGCTTTGTCTTCACCATGTTGGTTATTGTGGCCTCTATGGTTTAATCACGCCATGGATTGCCAGTGTGAAAGATGAGTCACAAAACTGTgcaggagaaaaaaaaaacaagcaccTCATAATCATCTTGGATAGTTGTTACGCTGGGATGATTGCTCAAGATCTTGAGAAATTGAACAAGGAAGAAAAGGGCCCTTGGAACCAGAATGGCTGTTCGATAACCATCCAAACGGCTTGCGGACCTAACGAGTGCACATATGGAGGCTACTTCACTCCTTGTTTTTTGACTTTAAATGATGATGAGAATCTGCGAGAGCGTTTGAAGAATGAGTGGGAGGAAATGGAAGAGCAAGAAAAGGAATGCTTCAAAAGTCTTCCTCTGCCATCCCCAAAAGTAGTGACCACCAGGGCTAATTCAGGGAAGAACAGTTTAGCTATGGAGTTTAGTTTTAACAATGGTCACAAACTGACCTTATTTCCTGACTCTGACTTCTTTAAGTTCTGCTCCTTCTCAATCTTTAAGGAATATGAACTTAAGAAGTTGAAGGAAAGAGTGTTGAATGAGCAGACAACAAGAGATTTTATGAATACATCCAAATTCACCATATTGGATTACAAGCTCAAAACCCTCGGAGATCGCAATGGACCATTTACCGATTCACCAATTGGCTTGTTTTTGATTGAGGAACCAGAAGAACCCGACTTTGCAGTTTGTGCTCATGTGCATTTCTTAAAAGGAGACACTTCAAGAGTTGGAAGGATCAACCTAGTGCATTGCTGTTTAAGCCCAACAAACAGCTTGATATATCAGGAAGCTGAAGCTGGCTTAActaaaaccaaaataaaaaaaggtaGACACAGGATCACATATGCTGTTGTACCAAAAGTAGAGACACCTTCTAAACCAGATGACTGGGAATATTGGAAGTGGGATGAAAAGAACCCTTCAAGTTCTGTTTCATTCAACTCTCAAACTGATGATCACAAACAAAGTAAACTCAAAGATGAAGTCAACAAGGGGGCAGAACTAGTAAAGGCATGTCATGACTTTGTTGAACATGAGGAACCAGGGAGTTGGAATGACCACACAAAATGGAACATGAGAGCAGAAGATAAAAGCTACAAAGGTCTGTTCAGACAGAAAGAACGCTCGCAGTGGATGAAGCAGTACATGGAAGAATatgaaaaaagtgaaaagtga